The DNA window AATCTAAAAAGGAAGAAAAAACAGAGGATAAAAAAGAGGTTAAGGAAAAGGAAAAGAAGAAGGAGAAAGAAAAGAAGGAGAAAAAAAAGAAGTCAGTTTCAAAGAAAAAGGATATGAAAAAAGAAGATAAAGATACAGAAAACGGAAAGGTAAAAAAAACAGCAAAGAAAAAGTGATGTAAAAAACATTTTGTAACTAAATAAAAAATTTTAAGGCAGCATAGAGGCTGCTTTTTTATTTTTTTAATTTTTTGTTTAATAATCTTAATTTGAAAACATTTCTTTTATTTCAATTACAGTCCGATCAAATCTTTTTAATCAATCATAAAATCAAATTATAAGGAGATGTCTATGACAGAAGAACTTTCTGCTGAGAACTGTTTTGTTTGTAGTGAAAGTAATCCTGTTGGATTAAAGCTTAAATTTAAAATGGAAGGAAAAATAGTAAAATCAGAATTTACTCCAAAAGCAGAACATCAAGGATGGAACAATATTACCCATGGAGGGATTATTACTGCTGTGTTAGACGATGCTATGGCATACTGTATTTACTTAAAAGGAATTGTTGGTTATACCGCAAAGATGGAGATAAGATTCAGAAAACCCATTCCCATAGGTACAACATTATTGATATATGGCAGAATAGTTTCTCAAAAGAAAAACTTAGCGATAATAAAATCATGGGCAACTTTTAGGGATGGCCAGATAGCAGCAGAGGCTAGGGGGGTCTTTACTATTGAAAAGAAAGGAGAAAGTTCATCTTGATGGTAGAGATTGCAAACTTAAATCAAAATTATTTACATACCGATGATGAGGTCATGAATTTCTGTCCGGATAATTCTAGAAATCTGATCTTTTTATTTATTTTTCATTTATTTCTTACAAAATTTGTTTG is part of the Nitrospinota bacterium genome and encodes:
- a CDS encoding PaaI family thioesterase; the protein is MTEELSAENCFVCSESNPVGLKLKFKMEGKIVKSEFTPKAEHQGWNNITHGGIITAVLDDAMAYCIYLKGIVGYTAKMEIRFRKPIPIGTTLLIYGRIVSQKKNLAIIKSWATFRDGQIAAEARGVFTIEKKGESSS